From a single Nicotiana tabacum cultivar K326 chromosome 8, ASM71507v2, whole genome shotgun sequence genomic region:
- the LOC107815740 gene encoding uncharacterized protein LOC107815740 isoform X5: MIWCKQIFSDLKRNSSNKKSNGTPMKKLIAQEMSKEINTCQNPPSVVAKLMGLDAFPMRRSASAARSHFGGHSRSHTDSSFSYCQHENGSLMEEMHNANQYAEQNEYKDVYEVWQPPTKINCVRSKSPQKAKDDETSIDKKVAFVRQKFIEAKCLSIDGKLRQSKEFQEALDVLSSNTDLFLKFLQEPNPMFSQHLHNLKSVPPPPETKRITVLRPSKMVDNSRFGESGNTNEKEMKRATQVGQGNRVDKSHCASSPPAAGWNIDENPAQPTRIVVLKPSPSKTHNCRAASSPPSASPRASETVTNFVNIEDNEAEDSGKVAIGLTQKMRENLGGHRRDETLLSSVSSNGYIGDESSFNKSENEYVAGNLSDSEVISPVSRHSWDYINRFGGLYSCSSVSRASYSPESSVSKEAKKRLSERWAMVASNGSCQEQRHLRRNSSTLGEMLALSDTKKAGGIEQESNKDESRTSNSNSMSNSNCDEGLDQSPRNLSRSKSVPVSSTAFGTQLNVDVRGRDTGKNNLPKDTTKPRSTKLSLKNLLFSRNKKPGKDSANHLQSSNEMQSGDKSLHCSAKVDKDKSEYLNVPGLECSSADLDKSPGKLVSQNLFGERGIISPEQVGLFVSKSLPLGNQCESQDQPSPISVLETTFEEDEHPAHISFGRTKPDHHGGELSSDPIRCNLIDKSPPIGSIARTLSWNDSCVDTASSVCLRSSASIQRTEEEEKEWFSFVQTLLTVAGLNEVQSDAFLLMWHSPESPLDPSLREKCVDLNEKDVLHEARRRQRRSTRKLVFDCVNAALMEIAGYGPDTCQRAIPYSGVSNNLPEGAKLILVDQVWTRMKEWFSSEAKCLTDDGGDGNSLVVDGMVRKEVVGKGWLQYLRLELDNVGMEIERKLLEELVHESIVELTGRV; this comes from the exons ATG ATATGGTGCAAGCAGATTTTTTCAGATTTGAAGAGAAACAGTTCAAACAAGAAATCAAATGGAACACCAATGAAGAAGCTTATAGCCCAAGAAATGTCCAAGGAAATAAACACTTGTCAGAATCCACCTAGTGTTGTTGCCAAGTTGATGGGCCTTGATGCTTTTCCTATGCGGAGATCTGCTTCAGCTGCACGAAGTCATTTTGGAGGTCATTCACGAAGTCATACTGATTCCTCTTTCAGTTATTGCCAGCACGAAAATGGTTCCTTGATGGAAGAAATGCATAATGCTAATCAATATGCAGAGCAGAATGAATATAAGGATGTCTATGAAGTTTGGCAGCCACCCACGAAGATAAATTGTGTGAGAAGCAAATCTCCCCAAAAGGCAAAAGACGACGAAACCAGTATTGACAAGAAGGTAGCTTTTGTTCGTCAGAAGTTCATTGAAGCTAAATGCCTCTCTATTGATGGAAAACTTCGCCAGTCTAAAGAATTCCAAGAAGCATTGGACGTTTTAAGTTCCAACACAGATCTATTCCTCAAGTTTCTGCAAGAACCCAATCCTATGTTTTCGCAGCATTTACATAACTTGAAGTCTGTACCTCCTCCTCCTGAGACAAAGCGAATAACTGTTCTTAGACCATCAAAGATGGTGGATAATAGTAGATTTGGTGAATCAGGAAACACAAATGAAAAAGAGATGAAGAGAGCCACCCAGGTGGGTCAGGGAAACAGGGTAGACAAAAGCCATTGTGCAAGTTCCCCTCCTGCAGCAGGTTGGAATATTGACGAAAATCCTGCTCAACCGACGAGGATAGTGGTGTTGAAACCAAGCCCTAGCAAAACCCACAACTGCCGGGCTGCAAGTTCTCCACCTTCAGCATCACCAAGAGCATCAGAAACTGTAACGAACTTTGTGAACATAGAGGATAATGAAGCTGAGGACTCAGGGAAAGTGGCAATAGGCCTTACGCAGAAGATGCGAGAAAACCTTGGTGGACATAGAAGGGATGAAACCTTGCTTTCTTCTGTGTCTTCCAATGGCTACATTGGCGACGAGAGTTCATTTAACAAGTCTGAAAATGAGTATGTAGCAGGAAATCTCAGTGATTCAGAAGTCATATCACCAGTTTCTAGGCATTCTTGGGATTACATTAATAGATTTGGCGGCCTTTATTCTTGCTCCTCCGTGAGCCGTGCATCTTATTCCCCAGAATCTTCAGTTTCTAAAGAAGCTAAGAAACGGCTTTCAGAGAGATGGGCAATGGTGGCATCTAATGGAAGTTGTCAAGAACAAAGACATCTGCGCAGAAACTCCAGTACATTAGGTGAGATGCTTGCTCTTTCTGACACGAAGAAGGCCGGAGGAATAGAGCAGGAAAGTAACAAAGACGAATCCAGAACTTCAAATTCCAACTCGATGAGTAATTCCAACTGTGATGAAGGTTTGGATCAGTCACCTAGAAACCTCTCAAGGTCTAAATCTGTTCCTGTATCTTCTACTGCATTTGGTACGCAGTTGAATGTGGATGTTAGAGGTCGTGATACAGGAAAAAACAACCTTCCTAAAGACACAACAAAGCCAAGAAGCACAAAACTGTCACTGAAAAATCTATTGTTCTCAAGGAACAAAAAACCAGGCAAAGACAGCGCGAACCATTTGCAATCCAGCAATGAAATGCAGTCTGGTGACAAGTCTTTACATTGTTCTGCAAAAGTTGACAAAGATAAAAGTGAATACCTTAATGTTCCAGGGCTTGAGTGCTCATCAGCTGACCTTGATAAATCACCAGGCAAACTAGTTTCCCAGAATTTGTTTGGCGAGCGAGGCATAATCTCTCCTGAG CAGGTTGGGCTATTTGTATCAAAATCTTTGCCCTTGGGAAACCAGTGTGAGAGCCAGGACCAACCAAGTCCTATATCTGTTTTGGAGACAACATTTGAAGAGGATGAACATCCCGCACATATATCCTTTGGCAGGACTAAGCCAGATCATCATG GTGGTGAGTTGTCTTCTGACCCTATAAGGTGCAATCTGATTGACAAATCTCCTCCAATAGGATCAATTGCTCGTACTCTGTCATGGAATGATTCCTGTGTAGATACAGCCAGTTCAGTTTGTTTAAGATCGTCCGCATCCATTCAGCGGacagaggaagaagaaaaagaatggttCTCTTTTGTTCAAACATTATTAACGGTGGCTGGCCTTAATGAAGTGCAATCTGATGCATTCTTGTTGATGTGGCATTCGCCTGAAAGCCCTTTGGATCCATCACTAAGAGAAAAATGTGTTGATCTGAACGAGAAGGATGTACTACATGAGGCCAGGCGAAGGCAAAGGAGATCAACCCGAAAACTTGTGTTTGATTGTGTAAATGCAGCACTGATGGAAATTGCAGGATATGGGCCAGACACTTGCCAAAGAGCCATACCTTATAGTGGGGTCAGTAATAATCTCCCAGAAGGAGCTAAATTGATATTGGTAGACCAGGTGTGGACCCGAATGAAGGAATGGTTTTCGAGTGAGGCAAAATGTCTCACCGATGATGGTGGGGACGGAAACAGCCTGGTGGTGGATGGTATGGTGAGAAAGGAGGTAGTGGGGAAGGGATGGCTGCAATATTTGAGATTAGAATTAGATAATGTAGGAATGGAAATTGAAAGGAAGTTGCTGGAAGAGCTTGTGCATGAATCCATCGTTGAATTGACAGGTAGAGTGTGA
- the LOC107815740 gene encoding uncharacterized protein LOC107815740 isoform X1, whose amino-acid sequence MNGFQNGKNSNLDKPFPGCLGRMVNLFDLNSVVAGNRMLTDKPHGSLSRSQSDVVRTYPSEDQIEEKMIWCKQIFSDLKRNSSNKKSNGTPMKKLIAQEMSKEINTCQNPPSVVAKLMGLDAFPMRRSASAARSHFGGHSRSHTDSSFSYCQHENGSLMEEMHNANQYAEQNEYKDVYEVWQPPTKINCVRSKSPQKAKDDETSIDKKVAFVRQKFIEAKCLSIDGKLRQSKEFQEALDVLSSNTDLFLKFLQEPNPMFSQHLHNLKSVPPPPETKRITVLRPSKMVDNSRFGESGNTNEKEMKRATQVGQGNRVDKSHCASSPPAAGWNIDENPAQPTRIVVLKPSPSKTHNCRAASSPPSASPRASETVTNFVNIEDNEAEDSGKVAIGLTQKMRENLGGHRRDETLLSSVSSNGYIGDESSFNKSENEYVAGNLSDSEVISPVSRHSWDYINRFGGLYSCSSVSRASYSPESSVSKEAKKRLSERWAMVASNGSCQEQRHLRRNSSTLGEMLALSDTKKAGGIEQESNKDESRTSNSNSMSNSNCDEGLDQSPRNLSRSKSVPVSSTAFGTQLNVDVRGRDTGKNNLPKDTTKPRSTKLSLKNLLFSRNKKPGKDSANHLQSSNEMQSGDKSLHCSAKVDKDKSEYLNVPGLECSSADLDKSPGKLVSQNLFGERGIISPEQVGLFVSKSLPLGNQCESQDQPSPISVLETTFEEDEHPAHISFGRTKPDHHGGELSSDPIRCNLIDKSPPIGSIARTLSWNDSCVDTASSVCLRSSASIQRTEEEEKEWFSFVQTLLTVAGLNEVQSDAFLLMWHSPESPLDPSLREKCVDLNEKDVLHEARRRQRRSTRKLVFDCVNAALMEIAGYGPDTCQRAIPYSGVSNNLPEGAKLILVDQVWTRMKEWFSSEAKCLTDDGGDGNSLVVDGMVRKEVVGKGWLQYLRLELDNVGMEIERKLLEELVHESIVELTGRV is encoded by the exons ATGAATGGGTTTCAGAATGGTAAAAATAGCAATCTTGATAAACCTTTTCCAGGATGTTTGGGACGAATGGTGAACCTTTTCGATTTGAATTCTGTGGTGGCAGGAAACAGGATGCTTACAGATAAACCACATG GTTCTCTTTCAAGGAGCCAATCAGATGTTGTCAGGACGTATCCTTCTGAGGATCAAATAGAGGAAAAAATG ATATGGTGCAAGCAGATTTTTTCAGATTTGAAGAGAAACAGTTCAAACAAGAAATCAAATGGAACACCAATGAAGAAGCTTATAGCCCAAGAAATGTCCAAGGAAATAAACACTTGTCAGAATCCACCTAGTGTTGTTGCCAAGTTGATGGGCCTTGATGCTTTTCCTATGCGGAGATCTGCTTCAGCTGCACGAAGTCATTTTGGAGGTCATTCACGAAGTCATACTGATTCCTCTTTCAGTTATTGCCAGCACGAAAATGGTTCCTTGATGGAAGAAATGCATAATGCTAATCAATATGCAGAGCAGAATGAATATAAGGATGTCTATGAAGTTTGGCAGCCACCCACGAAGATAAATTGTGTGAGAAGCAAATCTCCCCAAAAGGCAAAAGACGACGAAACCAGTATTGACAAGAAGGTAGCTTTTGTTCGTCAGAAGTTCATTGAAGCTAAATGCCTCTCTATTGATGGAAAACTTCGCCAGTCTAAAGAATTCCAAGAAGCATTGGACGTTTTAAGTTCCAACACAGATCTATTCCTCAAGTTTCTGCAAGAACCCAATCCTATGTTTTCGCAGCATTTACATAACTTGAAGTCTGTACCTCCTCCTCCTGAGACAAAGCGAATAACTGTTCTTAGACCATCAAAGATGGTGGATAATAGTAGATTTGGTGAATCAGGAAACACAAATGAAAAAGAGATGAAGAGAGCCACCCAGGTGGGTCAGGGAAACAGGGTAGACAAAAGCCATTGTGCAAGTTCCCCTCCTGCAGCAGGTTGGAATATTGACGAAAATCCTGCTCAACCGACGAGGATAGTGGTGTTGAAACCAAGCCCTAGCAAAACCCACAACTGCCGGGCTGCAAGTTCTCCACCTTCAGCATCACCAAGAGCATCAGAAACTGTAACGAACTTTGTGAACATAGAGGATAATGAAGCTGAGGACTCAGGGAAAGTGGCAATAGGCCTTACGCAGAAGATGCGAGAAAACCTTGGTGGACATAGAAGGGATGAAACCTTGCTTTCTTCTGTGTCTTCCAATGGCTACATTGGCGACGAGAGTTCATTTAACAAGTCTGAAAATGAGTATGTAGCAGGAAATCTCAGTGATTCAGAAGTCATATCACCAGTTTCTAGGCATTCTTGGGATTACATTAATAGATTTGGCGGCCTTTATTCTTGCTCCTCCGTGAGCCGTGCATCTTATTCCCCAGAATCTTCAGTTTCTAAAGAAGCTAAGAAACGGCTTTCAGAGAGATGGGCAATGGTGGCATCTAATGGAAGTTGTCAAGAACAAAGACATCTGCGCAGAAACTCCAGTACATTAGGTGAGATGCTTGCTCTTTCTGACACGAAGAAGGCCGGAGGAATAGAGCAGGAAAGTAACAAAGACGAATCCAGAACTTCAAATTCCAACTCGATGAGTAATTCCAACTGTGATGAAGGTTTGGATCAGTCACCTAGAAACCTCTCAAGGTCTAAATCTGTTCCTGTATCTTCTACTGCATTTGGTACGCAGTTGAATGTGGATGTTAGAGGTCGTGATACAGGAAAAAACAACCTTCCTAAAGACACAACAAAGCCAAGAAGCACAAAACTGTCACTGAAAAATCTATTGTTCTCAAGGAACAAAAAACCAGGCAAAGACAGCGCGAACCATTTGCAATCCAGCAATGAAATGCAGTCTGGTGACAAGTCTTTACATTGTTCTGCAAAAGTTGACAAAGATAAAAGTGAATACCTTAATGTTCCAGGGCTTGAGTGCTCATCAGCTGACCTTGATAAATCACCAGGCAAACTAGTTTCCCAGAATTTGTTTGGCGAGCGAGGCATAATCTCTCCTGAG CAGGTTGGGCTATTTGTATCAAAATCTTTGCCCTTGGGAAACCAGTGTGAGAGCCAGGACCAACCAAGTCCTATATCTGTTTTGGAGACAACATTTGAAGAGGATGAACATCCCGCACATATATCCTTTGGCAGGACTAAGCCAGATCATCATG GTGGTGAGTTGTCTTCTGACCCTATAAGGTGCAATCTGATTGACAAATCTCCTCCAATAGGATCAATTGCTCGTACTCTGTCATGGAATGATTCCTGTGTAGATACAGCCAGTTCAGTTTGTTTAAGATCGTCCGCATCCATTCAGCGGacagaggaagaagaaaaagaatggttCTCTTTTGTTCAAACATTATTAACGGTGGCTGGCCTTAATGAAGTGCAATCTGATGCATTCTTGTTGATGTGGCATTCGCCTGAAAGCCCTTTGGATCCATCACTAAGAGAAAAATGTGTTGATCTGAACGAGAAGGATGTACTACATGAGGCCAGGCGAAGGCAAAGGAGATCAACCCGAAAACTTGTGTTTGATTGTGTAAATGCAGCACTGATGGAAATTGCAGGATATGGGCCAGACACTTGCCAAAGAGCCATACCTTATAGTGGGGTCAGTAATAATCTCCCAGAAGGAGCTAAATTGATATTGGTAGACCAGGTGTGGACCCGAATGAAGGAATGGTTTTCGAGTGAGGCAAAATGTCTCACCGATGATGGTGGGGACGGAAACAGCCTGGTGGTGGATGGTATGGTGAGAAAGGAGGTAGTGGGGAAGGGATGGCTGCAATATTTGAGATTAGAATTAGATAATGTAGGAATGGAAATTGAAAGGAAGTTGCTGGAAGAGCTTGTGCATGAATCCATCGTTGAATTGACAGGTAGAGTGTGA
- the LOC107815740 gene encoding uncharacterized protein LOC107815740 isoform X2, whose translation MNGFQNGKNSNLDKPFPGCLGRMVNLFDLNSVVAGNRMLTDKPHGSLSRSQSDVVRTYPSEDQIEEKMIWCKQIFSDLKRNSSNKKSNGTPMKKLIAQEMSKEINTCQNPPSVVAKLMGLDAFPMRRSASAARSHFGGHSRSHTDSSFSYCQHENGSLMEEMHNANQYAEQNEYKDVYEVWQPPTKINCVRSKSPQKAKDDETSIDKKVAFVRQKFIEAKCLSIDGKLRQSKEFQEALDVLSSNTDLFLKFLQEPNPMFSQHLHNLKSVPPPPETKRITVLRPSKMVDNSRFGESGNTNEKEMKRATQVGQGNRVDKSHCASSPPAAGWNIDENPAQPTRIVVLKPSPSKTHNCRAASSPPSASPRASETVTNFVNIEDNEAEDSGKVAIGLTQKMRENLGGHRRDETLLSSVSSNGYIGDESSFNKSENEYVAGNLSDSEVISPVSRHSWDYINRFGGLYSCSSVSRASYSPESSVSKEAKKRLSERWAMVASNGSCQEQRHLRRNSSTLGEMLALSDTKKAGGIEQESNKDESRTSNSNSMSNSNCDEGLDQSPRNLSRSKSVPVSSTAFGTQLNVDVRGRDTGKNNLPKDTTKPRSTKLSLKNLLFSRNKKPGKDSANHLQSSNEMQSGDKSLHCSAKVDKDKSEYLNVPGLECSSADLDKSPGKLVSQNLFGERGIISPEVGLFVSKSLPLGNQCESQDQPSPISVLETTFEEDEHPAHISFGRTKPDHHGGELSSDPIRCNLIDKSPPIGSIARTLSWNDSCVDTASSVCLRSSASIQRTEEEEKEWFSFVQTLLTVAGLNEVQSDAFLLMWHSPESPLDPSLREKCVDLNEKDVLHEARRRQRRSTRKLVFDCVNAALMEIAGYGPDTCQRAIPYSGVSNNLPEGAKLILVDQVWTRMKEWFSSEAKCLTDDGGDGNSLVVDGMVRKEVVGKGWLQYLRLELDNVGMEIERKLLEELVHESIVELTGRV comes from the exons ATGAATGGGTTTCAGAATGGTAAAAATAGCAATCTTGATAAACCTTTTCCAGGATGTTTGGGACGAATGGTGAACCTTTTCGATTTGAATTCTGTGGTGGCAGGAAACAGGATGCTTACAGATAAACCACATG GTTCTCTTTCAAGGAGCCAATCAGATGTTGTCAGGACGTATCCTTCTGAGGATCAAATAGAGGAAAAAATG ATATGGTGCAAGCAGATTTTTTCAGATTTGAAGAGAAACAGTTCAAACAAGAAATCAAATGGAACACCAATGAAGAAGCTTATAGCCCAAGAAATGTCCAAGGAAATAAACACTTGTCAGAATCCACCTAGTGTTGTTGCCAAGTTGATGGGCCTTGATGCTTTTCCTATGCGGAGATCTGCTTCAGCTGCACGAAGTCATTTTGGAGGTCATTCACGAAGTCATACTGATTCCTCTTTCAGTTATTGCCAGCACGAAAATGGTTCCTTGATGGAAGAAATGCATAATGCTAATCAATATGCAGAGCAGAATGAATATAAGGATGTCTATGAAGTTTGGCAGCCACCCACGAAGATAAATTGTGTGAGAAGCAAATCTCCCCAAAAGGCAAAAGACGACGAAACCAGTATTGACAAGAAGGTAGCTTTTGTTCGTCAGAAGTTCATTGAAGCTAAATGCCTCTCTATTGATGGAAAACTTCGCCAGTCTAAAGAATTCCAAGAAGCATTGGACGTTTTAAGTTCCAACACAGATCTATTCCTCAAGTTTCTGCAAGAACCCAATCCTATGTTTTCGCAGCATTTACATAACTTGAAGTCTGTACCTCCTCCTCCTGAGACAAAGCGAATAACTGTTCTTAGACCATCAAAGATGGTGGATAATAGTAGATTTGGTGAATCAGGAAACACAAATGAAAAAGAGATGAAGAGAGCCACCCAGGTGGGTCAGGGAAACAGGGTAGACAAAAGCCATTGTGCAAGTTCCCCTCCTGCAGCAGGTTGGAATATTGACGAAAATCCTGCTCAACCGACGAGGATAGTGGTGTTGAAACCAAGCCCTAGCAAAACCCACAACTGCCGGGCTGCAAGTTCTCCACCTTCAGCATCACCAAGAGCATCAGAAACTGTAACGAACTTTGTGAACATAGAGGATAATGAAGCTGAGGACTCAGGGAAAGTGGCAATAGGCCTTACGCAGAAGATGCGAGAAAACCTTGGTGGACATAGAAGGGATGAAACCTTGCTTTCTTCTGTGTCTTCCAATGGCTACATTGGCGACGAGAGTTCATTTAACAAGTCTGAAAATGAGTATGTAGCAGGAAATCTCAGTGATTCAGAAGTCATATCACCAGTTTCTAGGCATTCTTGGGATTACATTAATAGATTTGGCGGCCTTTATTCTTGCTCCTCCGTGAGCCGTGCATCTTATTCCCCAGAATCTTCAGTTTCTAAAGAAGCTAAGAAACGGCTTTCAGAGAGATGGGCAATGGTGGCATCTAATGGAAGTTGTCAAGAACAAAGACATCTGCGCAGAAACTCCAGTACATTAGGTGAGATGCTTGCTCTTTCTGACACGAAGAAGGCCGGAGGAATAGAGCAGGAAAGTAACAAAGACGAATCCAGAACTTCAAATTCCAACTCGATGAGTAATTCCAACTGTGATGAAGGTTTGGATCAGTCACCTAGAAACCTCTCAAGGTCTAAATCTGTTCCTGTATCTTCTACTGCATTTGGTACGCAGTTGAATGTGGATGTTAGAGGTCGTGATACAGGAAAAAACAACCTTCCTAAAGACACAACAAAGCCAAGAAGCACAAAACTGTCACTGAAAAATCTATTGTTCTCAAGGAACAAAAAACCAGGCAAAGACAGCGCGAACCATTTGCAATCCAGCAATGAAATGCAGTCTGGTGACAAGTCTTTACATTGTTCTGCAAAAGTTGACAAAGATAAAAGTGAATACCTTAATGTTCCAGGGCTTGAGTGCTCATCAGCTGACCTTGATAAATCACCAGGCAAACTAGTTTCCCAGAATTTGTTTGGCGAGCGAGGCATAATCTCTCCTGAG GTTGGGCTATTTGTATCAAAATCTTTGCCCTTGGGAAACCAGTGTGAGAGCCAGGACCAACCAAGTCCTATATCTGTTTTGGAGACAACATTTGAAGAGGATGAACATCCCGCACATATATCCTTTGGCAGGACTAAGCCAGATCATCATG GTGGTGAGTTGTCTTCTGACCCTATAAGGTGCAATCTGATTGACAAATCTCCTCCAATAGGATCAATTGCTCGTACTCTGTCATGGAATGATTCCTGTGTAGATACAGCCAGTTCAGTTTGTTTAAGATCGTCCGCATCCATTCAGCGGacagaggaagaagaaaaagaatggttCTCTTTTGTTCAAACATTATTAACGGTGGCTGGCCTTAATGAAGTGCAATCTGATGCATTCTTGTTGATGTGGCATTCGCCTGAAAGCCCTTTGGATCCATCACTAAGAGAAAAATGTGTTGATCTGAACGAGAAGGATGTACTACATGAGGCCAGGCGAAGGCAAAGGAGATCAACCCGAAAACTTGTGTTTGATTGTGTAAATGCAGCACTGATGGAAATTGCAGGATATGGGCCAGACACTTGCCAAAGAGCCATACCTTATAGTGGGGTCAGTAATAATCTCCCAGAAGGAGCTAAATTGATATTGGTAGACCAGGTGTGGACCCGAATGAAGGAATGGTTTTCGAGTGAGGCAAAATGTCTCACCGATGATGGTGGGGACGGAAACAGCCTGGTGGTGGATGGTATGGTGAGAAAGGAGGTAGTGGGGAAGGGATGGCTGCAATATTTGAGATTAGAATTAGATAATGTAGGAATGGAAATTGAAAGGAAGTTGCTGGAAGAGCTTGTGCATGAATCCATCGTTGAATTGACAGGTAGAGTGTGA